In Microbacterium galbinum, a single window of DNA contains:
- a CDS encoding alpha-ketoacid dehydrogenase subunit beta, translated as MTIAQDGTHLDGIGAGVDADGRAPATLTMAAALNLALADALTDDPEVVVFGEDVGALGGVFRVTDGLTARFGEDRCFDTPLAESGIVGTAVGMAMNGMRPVVEMQFDAFALPAFEQVVSHVAKYGNRTRGGVRMPLVIRIPFGGGIGGVEHHCDSSEAYYAHTPGLTVVCPSTPQDAYSLLRAAIESPDPVVFLEPKKLYWTRGEVDTAHRVDLGSARVARTGTDVTLLAYGAAVPLALEAAEVAAAEGRSVEVVDVRSLSPFDDATVTAAVRATGRAVVIAEAPGYASVASEIQSRVFERCFEHLEAPVRKVTGFDIPYAPPKLEHWYLPDVDRVLDAIDTLHWEDES; from the coding sequence ATGACGATCGCGCAGGACGGCACGCATCTCGACGGCATCGGCGCGGGCGTCGATGCGGACGGCCGGGCCCCGGCGACGCTCACGATGGCCGCGGCACTGAACCTCGCACTCGCCGACGCGCTGACCGACGACCCCGAGGTCGTCGTCTTCGGGGAGGACGTGGGGGCGCTCGGCGGGGTGTTCCGGGTCACCGACGGACTCACCGCGCGCTTCGGCGAGGATCGCTGCTTCGACACCCCGCTCGCCGAGTCCGGCATCGTCGGCACGGCGGTGGGCATGGCGATGAACGGCATGCGCCCCGTGGTCGAGATGCAGTTCGACGCTTTCGCGCTGCCCGCGTTCGAGCAGGTGGTGAGCCACGTCGCGAAGTACGGGAACCGCACGCGCGGAGGGGTGCGGATGCCGCTGGTCATCCGCATCCCGTTCGGTGGCGGCATCGGCGGGGTCGAGCACCACTGCGACTCGTCGGAGGCGTACTACGCGCACACCCCGGGGCTCACGGTCGTGTGCCCGTCGACCCCGCAGGACGCCTACTCGCTGCTGCGGGCGGCGATCGAGTCGCCCGATCCGGTCGTGTTCCTCGAGCCCAAGAAGCTGTACTGGACGCGCGGCGAGGTCGACACCGCGCACCGCGTCGACCTCGGCAGCGCCCGGGTCGCGCGCACCGGCACCGATGTGACGCTGCTCGCCTACGGCGCGGCCGTGCCGCTCGCGCTGGAAGCCGCCGAGGTCGCAGCCGCCGAGGGCCGCAGCGTCGAGGTCGTCGATGTGCGCTCGCTCTCCCCCTTCGACGACGCCACGGTCACGGCCGCCGTGCGCGCCACCGGGCGGGCGGTCGTGATCGCCGAGGCACCGGGCTACGCGAGCGTCGCCTCCGAGATCCAGTCGCGGGTGTTCGAGCGCTGCTTCGAGCACCTCGAGGCACCGGTGCGCAAGGTGACCGGGTTCGACATCCCTTACGCCCCGCCGAAGCTCGAGCACTGGTACCTGCCCGACGTCGACCGCGTGCTCGACGCGATCGACACGCTGCACTGGGAGGACGAATCGTGA
- a CDS encoding thiamine pyrophosphate-dependent enzyme, giving the protein MNDDMLPRDEAVQLIAPDGTLTEDADYPLPDRGALLDAYRGLVEGRRFNDQASALVRQGRLAVYPSSHGQEACQVAAARVLDGAADWLFPTYRDAVAIIGRGVPPAETMVLLAGDWHSGYDVRAHRVATQSTPLATQLLHAVGFAYAAKRRGDDTVVLALCGDGATSEGDFHEAMNFASVFRVPVVFFVQNNGFAISVPLSRQTAAPSLAHKAIGYGMPGQRVDGNDVAAVLSVLGAAVRRARAGDGPTLVEAHTYRMQAHTNADDDTRYRERAEVQAWVERDPLRRLRTHLRAVGALDDETEARFAADAETLATELRTALNTDADLDPEDLFRFVTATRSPQLEEQWAMLRGEIERTAAASGQAESASHEGASR; this is encoded by the coding sequence ATGAACGACGACATGCTCCCCCGCGACGAGGCGGTGCAGCTCATCGCCCCCGACGGCACGCTCACCGAGGACGCGGACTATCCGCTCCCCGACCGCGGCGCGCTGCTCGACGCCTACCGCGGACTCGTCGAGGGACGCCGCTTCAACGACCAGGCGAGCGCACTGGTGCGCCAGGGCCGCCTCGCGGTCTACCCCTCGTCGCACGGGCAGGAGGCCTGCCAGGTCGCAGCCGCGCGGGTGCTCGACGGCGCCGCTGACTGGCTGTTCCCCACGTACCGCGACGCCGTCGCCATCATCGGACGCGGAGTCCCGCCGGCGGAGACCATGGTGCTGCTCGCCGGCGACTGGCATTCGGGCTACGACGTGCGTGCGCACCGCGTCGCCACGCAGTCCACGCCCCTCGCGACCCAGTTGCTGCACGCGGTCGGCTTCGCGTACGCCGCGAAGCGTCGCGGCGACGACACGGTCGTGCTCGCCCTGTGCGGCGACGGCGCCACCAGCGAGGGCGACTTCCACGAGGCGATGAACTTCGCGTCGGTCTTCCGCGTGCCGGTGGTCTTCTTCGTGCAGAACAACGGATTCGCGATCTCGGTGCCCCTCTCGCGCCAGACCGCTGCCCCCTCGCTCGCGCACAAGGCGATCGGCTACGGGATGCCGGGGCAGCGGGTCGACGGCAACGACGTCGCCGCGGTGCTGTCGGTGCTCGGCGCGGCCGTGCGGCGAGCACGCGCGGGCGACGGCCCCACGCTCGTCGAGGCGCACACCTATCGGATGCAGGCGCACACCAACGCCGACGACGACACCCGCTACCGCGAGCGCGCCGAGGTGCAGGCCTGGGTCGAACGCGACCCGCTGCGGCGGCTGCGCACGCACCTCCGCGCGGTCGGAGCGCTCGACGACGAGACCGAGGCCCGGTTCGCGGCGGATGCCGAGACCCTCGCGACCGAGCTGCGCACCGCATTGAACACCGACGCCGACCTCGATCCCGAGGATCTCTTCCGATTCGTGACCGCGACCCGTTCCCCGCAGCTCGAGGAGCAGTGGGCGATGCTGCGGGGCGAGATCGAGCGCACGGCGGCGGCATCCGGCCAGGCGGAGTCCGCCTCTCACGAAGGAGCATCCCGATGA
- a CDS encoding Lrp/AsnC family transcriptional regulator, with protein MTTLDEIDRAILDELRRDARASMTALADAVHISRAGAHARIRRLTDAGVITGYTVRTDPAKLGHHASAYVTLAIEQASWQLVQDRLRAIPEIEHMALVGGDFDVILLVRANDARDLRRIVLEDIQAIPSIRTTRTTLIFEDFER; from the coding sequence ATGACCACGCTGGATGAGATCGACCGGGCCATCCTCGACGAGCTGCGACGCGATGCGCGGGCGTCGATGACCGCGCTGGCGGATGCCGTGCACATCTCGCGGGCAGGCGCCCATGCCCGGATCCGACGGCTCACCGATGCGGGGGTGATCACGGGGTACACCGTGCGCACGGATCCCGCGAAGCTCGGCCATCACGCGAGCGCCTACGTCACGCTCGCGATCGAGCAGGCCAGTTGGCAGCTCGTGCAGGATCGGTTGCGGGCGATCCCCGAGATCGAGCACATGGCGCTGGTCGGTGGAGACTTCGACGTGATCCTGCTCGTGCGGGCGAACGATGCGCGCGACCTCCGCCGGATCGTTCTCGAGGACATCCAGGCGATCCCGTCGATCCGCACGACCCGCACGACCCTGATCTTCGAGGACTTCGAGCGCTGA
- a CDS encoding HAD-IA family hydrolase gives MTETLHARAVLLDMDGTLVDSTAVVERLWLEWAQPHGLDPATVLRVIHGRQGHQSMSILLPERDHAINLHENTVMLANESSDVAGVVEITGAAALLQALLPHPHAIVTSANVELMTARMGAAGLPLPALTITAESVSASKPDPEGFLRAAAELGVDPADCIVFEDSGAGIQAAHAAGMRVVGVGPHAHAHDPEVQVDDLTRVAVTATDDGFTLTID, from the coding sequence GTGACCGAGACCCTCCACGCCCGCGCCGTCCTCCTCGACATGGACGGGACCCTGGTCGACTCGACCGCCGTCGTCGAACGCCTCTGGTTGGAGTGGGCGCAGCCGCACGGGCTCGACCCCGCCACGGTGCTGCGGGTCATCCACGGCCGCCAGGGCCACCAGAGCATGTCGATCCTGCTGCCCGAGCGCGACCACGCCATCAATCTGCACGAGAACACCGTCATGCTCGCGAACGAGAGCAGCGATGTCGCGGGCGTCGTCGAGATCACCGGCGCCGCCGCACTGCTGCAGGCGCTGCTCCCCCACCCGCACGCGATCGTGACCTCGGCGAACGTCGAACTGATGACCGCGCGCATGGGCGCGGCGGGGCTCCCCCTGCCCGCCCTGACGATCACCGCCGAGAGCGTCTCGGCCTCGAAGCCCGACCCCGAGGGCTTCCTCCGCGCCGCAGCGGAGCTCGGTGTCGATCCCGCCGACTGCATCGTGTTCGAGGACTCGGGTGCCGGCATCCAGGCCGCGCACGCCGCCGGTATGCGCGTGGTCGGCGTCGGCCCGCACGCCCACGCGCACGACCCCGAGGTGCAGGTCGACGACCTCACCCGTGTCGCCGTGACGGCGACAGACGACGGCTTCACGCTGACGATCGACTGA
- the murQ gene encoding N-acetylmuramic acid 6-phosphate etherase, which produces MPNDDTRLTALIEELSKLDTEAATTERGDLDLLTSAQLVERMNAEDARVAGAVAAEAAQIAAAVDGITERFRRGGRLIYIGAGTAGRIGVLDASECPPTFGTDPSLVVGIIAGGETAIRSAVENAEDDADAAAASLAELQLTASDTVVGISASGRTPYVIGGLDYARGLGALTVAIASNRASAIGAAADIAIEVVTGPEFISGSTRLKSGTAQKLVVNMLTTLSMIKLGKTYRGVMVDLLATNEKLHARSIRTVSQLAGVDTDEAARALAAADGSVKLAVLILATGATPADAASALDAADGLLREAISALS; this is translated from the coding sequence GTGCCGAATGACGACACCCGACTCACCGCTCTGATCGAGGAGCTGTCGAAGCTCGACACCGAGGCCGCGACCACCGAGCGCGGTGACCTCGATCTTCTGACGAGCGCACAGCTCGTCGAGCGCATGAACGCCGAGGACGCCCGGGTGGCGGGAGCGGTGGCCGCGGAGGCCGCGCAGATCGCCGCCGCCGTCGACGGCATCACCGAGCGCTTCCGTCGCGGAGGGCGCCTCATCTACATCGGTGCGGGGACGGCCGGTCGCATCGGCGTGCTCGACGCGAGCGAGTGCCCGCCCACCTTCGGAACCGACCCGTCGCTCGTGGTCGGCATCATCGCGGGCGGTGAGACGGCGATCCGTTCGGCCGTCGAGAACGCCGAGGACGACGCCGACGCTGCGGCCGCATCACTGGCGGAACTGCAGCTCACCGCATCCGACACGGTCGTCGGCATCTCGGCCTCGGGCCGCACTCCCTACGTGATCGGCGGACTCGACTACGCCCGCGGTCTGGGCGCACTCACGGTCGCGATCGCCTCGAACCGGGCCTCCGCGATCGGTGCCGCCGCCGACATCGCGATCGAGGTCGTGACGGGCCCGGAGTTCATCTCCGGGTCGACGCGCCTGAAGTCGGGCACCGCGCAGAAGCTCGTGGTCAACATGCTCACGACGCTCTCGATGATCAAGCTCGGCAAGACCTACCGCGGCGTGATGGTCGATCTGCTCGCCACCAACGAGAAGCTGCACGCGCGGTCGATCCGCACGGTGTCGCAGCTCGCCGGGGTCGACACCGACGAGGCCGCGCGCGCGCTCGCCGCCGCCGACGGATCGGTCAAGCTCGCGGTGCTCATCCTCGCGACCGGCGCGACGCCCGCCGACGCGGCCTCCGCCCTCGACGCGGCCGACGGCCTGTTGCGCGAGGCGATCTCGGCGCTGAGCTGA
- a CDS encoding TetR/AcrR family transcriptional regulator, translating into MSAADPVRRGRPGYDRRGLLDAAVAVFNESGYDGTSVAALAARLGLSKAALYHHFSSKEEILETALDEALDGLEGVLAITDAVRPGDRLAAVLEGAVGVLVTHLPSVTLLLRVRGNSEVERRALERRRAFDQAVTAIVRAAQEEGAVRADVDASVATRLLFGMVNSLVEWYRPSGPEGAEALARDVLAVALDGLRTR; encoded by the coding sequence ATGAGCGCAGCCGACCCCGTCCGTCGAGGGCGCCCCGGGTACGACCGCCGGGGTCTGCTCGACGCGGCGGTGGCGGTGTTCAACGAGTCCGGCTACGACGGCACCTCGGTGGCTGCCCTCGCTGCCCGGCTCGGGCTGTCGAAGGCCGCGCTCTACCACCACTTCTCCTCCAAGGAGGAGATCCTCGAGACGGCCCTCGACGAGGCGCTCGACGGCCTCGAGGGCGTCCTGGCCATCACGGATGCCGTGCGCCCGGGCGACCGACTGGCCGCGGTGCTCGAGGGCGCTGTCGGTGTGCTCGTGACGCATCTGCCCTCGGTCACGCTGCTGCTGCGCGTGCGGGGCAACAGCGAGGTCGAACGGCGCGCACTCGAACGTCGGCGCGCCTTCGATCAGGCCGTGACCGCGATCGTGCGCGCGGCGCAGGAGGAGGGCGCGGTGCGAGCCGATGTGGATGCCTCGGTCGCGACGCGTCTGCTCTTCGGCATGGTCAACTCCCTCGTGGAGTGGTACCGCCCGAGCGGTCCCGAAGGGGCCGAAGCCCTCGCCCGCGACGTTCTCGCCGTGGCCCTCGACGGGCTCCGTACGCGCTGA
- a CDS encoding N-acetylglucosamine kinase, translating into MISMSRVLAVDLGKSRCRLVVADPTRRPAHEGTGAPGLAAADGVSAALAAVETVFAEVPDGMISALSVGAAGAWAAPAAAQRLAGLLAARVLAPVAVTSDVVTAHAGALDGGHGVLLIAGTGAAALGTDAEGARLVDGWGPDVGDLGSGSWLGREVLRAVLHAADGLGPATSLTEAIAEPVGAASDIIPWLAHGDPLARRLATLAPLALDAAEAGDEAARAIAAEATRLLTASAVAASTTPDVVLHGGLTDHAWFRGQLTDALAAAGRRVRRPVGDAIDGALLLATRFDLPHERFVHRAE; encoded by the coding sequence ATGATCTCGATGTCCCGCGTGCTCGCCGTCGACCTCGGCAAGTCGCGCTGCCGACTGGTGGTCGCCGATCCGACACGCCGGCCTGCACATGAGGGTACAGGTGCGCCGGGGCTCGCCGCCGCCGACGGTGTCAGCGCCGCTCTCGCAGCGGTCGAGACCGTGTTCGCCGAGGTACCGGACGGGATGATATCGGCCCTCTCCGTCGGGGCGGCAGGTGCGTGGGCCGCACCCGCCGCCGCGCAGCGCCTGGCCGGTCTCCTCGCCGCGCGGGTGCTGGCCCCCGTCGCCGTGACCTCTGATGTCGTCACCGCCCACGCCGGTGCACTCGACGGCGGCCACGGCGTGCTTCTCATCGCCGGCACGGGCGCCGCCGCCCTCGGAACGGATGCCGAGGGCGCCCGTCTCGTCGACGGCTGGGGTCCCGACGTCGGCGACCTCGGAAGCGGCTCCTGGCTTGGCCGCGAGGTGCTCCGCGCGGTGCTGCACGCCGCCGATGGTCTCGGGCCCGCGACCTCTCTCACGGAGGCGATCGCGGAACCCGTGGGCGCGGCATCCGACATCATCCCCTGGCTCGCGCACGGCGATCCACTCGCCCGACGTCTCGCGACCCTCGCTCCGCTCGCCCTGGATGCCGCCGAGGCCGGCGATGAGGCCGCTCGGGCGATCGCCGCCGAGGCGACCCGCCTGCTCACCGCCTCCGCCGTCGCGGCGTCCACGACGCCCGATGTCGTGCTGCACGGCGGACTCACCGACCACGCCTGGTTCCGTGGGCAGCTCACCGATGCGCTCGCCGCCGCCGGCCGCCGGGTCCGGCGGCCCGTCGGCGACGCGATCGACGGTGCCCTCCTGCTCGCCACCCGCTTCGATCTCCCTCACGAAAGGTTCGTGCACCGTGCCGAATGA
- a CDS encoding MurR/RpiR family transcriptional regulator, whose amino-acid sequence MSIQTTIAASVDTLPPSLARIARAVADNPTQVIESTITELAASCDTSVASVVRFCRVIGVSGYAALRRTLAAELGRESVNFGTNSGFGAEIAADDSLRDAARKLAALERLAIEETVERLDYDALGAAAEAIEGSGRILLFGIGASRLAAADLGHKLLRIGHNAIALDDAHEASAAAALRTSPTVAIGFSNSGTTPEAVLFLQAARDTGATTIGITGAGTSPLARASDHLLLTHARESRFRAGAMVSRIAQLALVDCLFIGAAQLRRDVAVDALERSAAATRALRGE is encoded by the coding sequence ATGAGCATCCAGACGACGATCGCGGCTTCGGTCGACACGCTGCCGCCCTCCCTCGCCCGGATCGCCCGCGCCGTCGCCGACAACCCCACCCAGGTGATCGAGAGCACGATCACCGAGCTCGCCGCGTCGTGCGACACCTCGGTCGCGTCGGTCGTGCGCTTCTGCCGCGTGATCGGGGTGAGCGGTTACGCCGCGCTGCGTCGCACCCTCGCCGCCGAGCTCGGGCGCGAATCGGTCAACTTCGGCACCAACAGCGGGTTCGGCGCCGAGATCGCCGCCGACGACAGCCTGCGTGACGCCGCCCGCAAACTCGCCGCCCTGGAACGCCTCGCGATCGAGGAGACCGTCGAGCGCCTCGACTACGACGCGCTCGGAGCGGCCGCCGAGGCCATCGAGGGCTCGGGGCGCATCCTGCTGTTCGGAATCGGGGCGAGTCGCCTGGCCGCCGCCGATCTCGGCCACAAACTGCTGCGCATCGGCCACAACGCGATCGCCCTCGACGATGCGCACGAGGCGAGCGCCGCCGCCGCCCTGCGCACCTCGCCGACCGTCGCGATCGGCTTCTCGAACTCGGGAACGACCCCGGAAGCCGTGCTCTTCCTGCAGGCCGCCCGCGACACCGGTGCCACCACGATCGGCATCACCGGCGCCGGTACCTCTCCCCTCGCCCGCGCCTCCGATCACCTCCTCCTCACCCACGCGCGCGAATCCCGCTTCCGCGCCGGCGCGATGGTGAGCCGCATCGCCCAGCTCGCCCTCGTCGACTGCCTCTTCATCGGCGCGGCGCAGTTGCGCCGCGATGTCGCGGTCGACGCCCTCGAGCGCAGTGCCGCCGCGACCCGGGCGCTGCGCGGCGAGTAG
- a CDS encoding DUF998 domain-containing protein — protein sequence MHAIAERVRQVLRQVRGPARDDAVLEAAALIVGALFLVIGFLVAFPVFFGHEMAISGTGSIGNFAAYGGAATAALAFALGRLVARPEDADPDAVRDGFSVPGDRLRWYDLLAIAFAHAAIAYLGWLGIAKLLEQSFTDAPVFAFPGAVLIGVAFALTAYVSFLSSVALTPMTLSLVLAVFLVIGAFASMLASSDPHWWRDNLSALGMSSNSASYAFNITLIIAGVMVTTISRYATAGLPATDPVDRRGRTIVRTGLILIGIFLACVGIFPVDEFFAVHNTVATGMAVAFAVIVVGLPWLLRTIPRIFVLLGWAYVLVIVLLAVFFATGYYNLTAVELIAAVLIFSWIIVFLRTAGSIHERSPEPAAAPDAVDTA from the coding sequence ATGCACGCGATCGCCGAACGGGTCCGCCAGGTGCTCCGGCAGGTGCGGGGGCCGGCGCGCGACGACGCCGTGCTCGAGGCCGCCGCGCTCATCGTCGGGGCGCTGTTCCTCGTGATCGGTTTCCTCGTCGCCTTCCCCGTGTTCTTCGGCCATGAGATGGCGATCAGCGGCACGGGATCGATCGGCAACTTCGCAGCCTACGGGGGAGCGGCCACCGCGGCCCTCGCGTTCGCACTCGGACGTCTCGTCGCCCGTCCCGAGGATGCCGATCCGGATGCCGTGCGCGACGGCTTCAGCGTGCCGGGCGACCGTCTGCGCTGGTACGACCTGCTCGCGATCGCCTTCGCCCACGCGGCGATCGCCTACCTCGGCTGGCTCGGGATCGCGAAGCTGCTCGAGCAGAGCTTCACGGATGCGCCGGTGTTCGCGTTCCCCGGAGCGGTGCTCATCGGTGTCGCCTTCGCGCTCACCGCGTACGTGTCGTTCCTCAGCTCCGTCGCGCTCACCCCGATGACCCTGTCTCTCGTGCTCGCGGTGTTCCTCGTGATCGGCGCCTTCGCGAGCATGCTCGCCTCGAGCGATCCGCACTGGTGGCGCGACAACCTCTCGGCGCTGGGCATGAGCTCCAACAGCGCCTCGTACGCCTTCAACATCACCCTGATCATCGCGGGCGTCATGGTCACGACGATCTCCCGCTACGCGACCGCGGGCCTTCCCGCGACCGACCCGGTCGATCGGCGCGGCCGCACGATCGTGCGTACGGGACTCATCCTCATCGGGATCTTCCTGGCGTGCGTGGGGATCTTCCCCGTCGACGAGTTCTTCGCGGTGCACAACACCGTCGCGACCGGGATGGCGGTGGCCTTCGCCGTGATCGTGGTCGGGCTGCCGTGGCTCCTGCGCACCATCCCACGCATCTTCGTGCTGCTCGGGTGGGCGTACGTGCTGGTGATCGTTCTGCTCGCGGTGTTCTTCGCGACCGGGTACTACAACCTGACCGCCGTCGAGCTGATCGCCGCGGTGCTCATCTTCAGTTGGATCATCGTGTTCCTGCGCACGGCGGGCTCGATCCATGAGCGGTCACCGGAGCCCGCGGCGGCGCCGGACGCCGTCGACACCGCCTGA
- a CDS encoding DMT family transporter yields MIWLLLVLAIASEVTATLSLRASEGLRRRRWIPVIVVGYLAAFSLLGTILAMGMPVGVAYGIWAAAGVAITAVMGRILFKDHFSAMMAAGVALIAVGVALIEFGH; encoded by the coding sequence GTGATCTGGCTGCTGCTGGTTCTCGCGATCGCCAGCGAGGTCACCGCCACACTGAGCCTGCGCGCCTCGGAGGGCCTGCGCCGCCGGCGGTGGATCCCCGTGATCGTCGTCGGCTACCTCGCCGCGTTCTCGCTGCTGGGCACGATCCTGGCGATGGGCATGCCCGTGGGCGTCGCCTACGGGATCTGGGCCGCTGCCGGCGTGGCGATCACGGCCGTGATGGGCCGCATCCTCTTCAAGGACCACTTCTCGGCGATGATGGCCGCGGGCGTCGCGCTCATCGCGGTCGGCGTCGCACTGATCGAGTTCGGGCACTGA
- a CDS encoding dihydrolipoamide acetyltransferase family protein has translation MSTLTAHVFRLPDLGEGLTEAGLVQWLVAVGDTIAVDQAIAEVETAKSVVELPSPFAGVVTALHGDAGDTIAVGAPVLEVSDAAAASASSEAVLPENAAHEDYRVEERAGSGNVLIGYGTSERSASGRRRRSAVHDSAATPADTAEAPSARTVAVRSPIVRRLARDLGLDVHAIPATGADGAVTRADVLRAAVDHAVDGAHAPASAGPASSADEIDGLRVRARDRLSPLRRAVSARLSRSRAEIPEATVWVDVDATRLWDLRREIAAAGERAPSLTALFARFALLALEDHPVLASRLDDGGEELIAFEGVNLGVATDTERGLLVPVVPRAHELSVARLDAALRELAETARAGSMPPERMRGSTFTLNNYGGLGVDGSAAIINHPDVAILGIGRVLERPWVVDGEVVARRIAQLSLVFDHRVCDGGYAASFLRQLVALIEQPLRAYGRV, from the coding sequence GTGAGCACCCTCACCGCGCACGTCTTCCGGTTGCCCGATCTGGGCGAGGGTCTCACCGAGGCCGGTCTCGTGCAGTGGCTCGTGGCGGTCGGAGACACGATCGCCGTCGATCAGGCGATCGCCGAGGTCGAGACCGCCAAGAGCGTCGTGGAGCTGCCGTCCCCGTTCGCGGGTGTGGTGACCGCGCTGCACGGCGACGCCGGCGACACGATCGCCGTCGGCGCCCCGGTGCTGGAGGTGTCGGATGCCGCGGCGGCGAGCGCCTCATCCGAAGCCGTCCTCCCCGAGAACGCGGCGCACGAGGACTACCGAGTCGAGGAACGCGCAGGCTCGGGCAACGTGCTCATCGGCTACGGCACGAGCGAACGGTCGGCGAGCGGACGCCGCCGGCGGTCGGCCGTGCACGACTCGGCCGCGACGCCCGCCGACACGGCGGAGGCACCCTCCGCCCGCACCGTCGCGGTGCGCTCGCCGATCGTCCGTCGGCTCGCCCGCGACCTCGGTCTCGACGTGCACGCGATCCCCGCGACCGGAGCCGACGGTGCCGTGACGCGCGCCGACGTGCTGCGGGCCGCGGTCGATCATGCCGTCGACGGCGCGCACGCACCGGCATCCGCGGGTCCGGCGTCGTCCGCCGACGAGATCGACGGCCTGCGCGTGCGCGCCCGTGACCGCCTGTCTCCGCTGCGCCGGGCCGTGAGCGCCCGCCTGAGCCGCAGTCGCGCCGAGATCCCCGAGGCGACCGTCTGGGTCGACGTCGACGCGACGCGTCTCTGGGATCTGCGGCGCGAGATCGCCGCGGCCGGCGAGCGCGCGCCGTCGCTGACCGCGCTGTTCGCCCGCTTCGCCCTGCTCGCGCTCGAGGACCACCCCGTTCTCGCCTCGCGTCTGGATGACGGCGGGGAGGAGCTCATCGCGTTCGAGGGCGTGAACCTCGGGGTCGCCACCGACACCGAGCGCGGGCTGCTCGTGCCGGTCGTCCCCCGCGCGCACGAGCTGAGTGTCGCGCGACTCGACGCCGCGCTGCGCGAGCTCGCCGAGACCGCCCGGGCCGGGTCGATGCCGCCCGAACGGATGCGCGGCTCGACCTTCACCCTCAACAACTACGGTGGACTCGGCGTCGACGGGTCGGCTGCGATCATCAATCATCCCGACGTGGCGATCCTCGGCATCGGACGCGTGCTCGAGCGACCCTGGGTCGTCGACGGCGAGGTCGTCGCCCGCCGCATCGCCCAGCTGTCGCTGGTGTTCGATCACCGCGTGTGCGACGGCGGCTACGCCGCGAGCTTCCTGCGGCAACTGGTCGCGCTGATCGAACAGCCGTTGCGCGCCTACGGGCGCGTGTGA
- a CDS encoding DMT family transporter, with protein MTDRPHRSPWPPLLIAIALEVSATLSLRAAEGFTHPLWLIVVVAGYTGSLWLLSVVLDRGMPVGVAYGIWSAIGVVLTAVLGTVLFGETLGTVQIIGVGAIVIGVLLVELGSHARPTSTEVAS; from the coding sequence ATGACAGACCGACCCCACCGCTCGCCGTGGCCGCCCCTGCTGATCGCGATCGCGCTCGAGGTATCGGCGACGCTGTCGCTGCGCGCGGCCGAGGGCTTCACGCATCCGCTCTGGCTGATCGTGGTCGTCGCCGGGTACACCGGGTCGCTGTGGTTGCTGTCGGTCGTGCTCGATCGGGGGATGCCGGTGGGCGTCGCCTACGGCATCTGGTCGGCGATCGGCGTCGTGCTCACCGCCGTGCTGGGCACCGTGCTGTTCGGTGAGACGCTCGGCACGGTGCAGATCATCGGTGTCGGCGCGATCGTGATCGGCGTGCTGCTCGTCGAGCTCGGCTCGCACGCCCGCCCGACCTCGACGGAGGTCGCCTCGTGA